TCCCTTCCTTCTTGTGCCAGAAATTTGAACTTGGATCACTTCTTCTATATGTCTTCTTTTTCTTGATGAATTTGTTTCTCTGTGTGTTTGTGTTATTGTGTAACTGTGTTGCTAACTTGCTATTTATCTGTGTTGTTTTAATTTCTCtgtgttgttgtttttgtttctaTGGGTTAGTTAGTTTAATTGTTTACATGgtgtcttctatgcttactttgttttttacaaataataatttatttaaaaaaattaaaaaattaatctcGATTAGTCACCGATTAATCTTCAAGACCCATGTCTACCCGACTAGTATCTAGCTCTTTTTACAGCCGTAGTAAACTTTTCAAATAACACCaaaaaatatattctttttaacaaacaatatttcattattattatattaatttttcaaataacgtttataatatttatattattaattaaaatgtatctatttgttaattttatcatgttttataacttaatatttttattttaaattaaataattaaatgataattattataatcaataattaaaaatttaattaattattattattaattcgaaatataattttataaaaatagaaaaggCTATATTTAAGTACATAATATTTAACACGAATAAAGAAATACATTAAAAAACACTAAAGAGAAAGtacattaaaaaattaaaacatttcaaaaacacaaaacattACAACATTAacgaaaaaacaaataattataTCGAATTGCCACGAAACTTCCATAAATGCCCCACCAAAATATTTCGAAGTTCAAAATGTGCAGTTTTGTCCTTCATTTTCTTATGTTGTTGAAGGAAGTCACGCAAATAGGTCTCATCATCATGCACATTTTCAATTGTTGGCGTTGGAGCAACAATTGAATCCATGAATGATGCACTCAAATCATGTTCATCTTTAATAATCATATTATGCAGAATAatacatgtttttataatatCATGGAAGACTTGTTTACGCCGGTAGAGTATCAGCCCTGCAACAATGGTAAATCTGCTTTGTAACACTCCAAATGCCCACTCAACATCTTTTCTACAGGGTTCCTACTTACTGCTTCATAGTTGATGACTCGTGGTGAATTCTTGATCGGTGATCTTCCCTACGgggggcgccgttgggatcggcggggggaagctctgatgctaaagtcagtataaTGTAGTAGAATAAACTATAAGCACGAAGTATGGTTAAGGAGagtgtgaatgtgtacctcaatagcttggtaggcaagctatttatagtcatgtggttgtaactcttggtaactagaaagtctccattaatgcctcattaatggcggttaatgatcttattcaagtatgaccatTAGCTCATTAATaagttattagttgcctttattgggaatcggctcagcCGTTCAGGGGGCGAATCGAGGCGagatggcgggtctcccgtaGGTTTGGCTACGGATGGCGTATGGAGGAATCCATGTGCTCCGCCATCCAGgtgacttgcttgatacgccatagcTTTCCCGATCGTCTTAATACCCAGTTGTTTGGTCAATTGTTCTTTTAGTCCCGTAAataatatctggatgttatcagaagcccccctaagtGTCGCTAAAGTCCTTTAGGGATTTTGATCTTCCTGGCGTGCCGTCAATAGGCGTCGCATTGATGGCTGCTCTGTCTCAGGCCATCCACCGAGTGATAGGTGTCGGGGACACACCGCTCGAGGTAAGTGGCGCCTATCTTCTAAAACtccctctttctctctcttccgtTTTACTTTCCCATTTGCTAAAGCTTTCGATTCTCAACTAAATTTCTCCAGAGCTCTCCCTGTGTTAAGAACTTCGAGTATCTGAAGCTTTTCGAATTTTCATGTAAGTTGGTCTTTACATTCCATTTGTTTATCTGTCGTCTtgtttttatgagttcttctTCCGATTCGACTACTGAGCTGTTCAATTTAACCACTTCCACTGATTATTCACTTAGTTTAGATTCCTTTGAGAGTACGAACTCTTCTGAGAGTACTTCGAGTTGTGACTTATCGGAATTGCGTAGTGTCGTGAGGGAGCGTAGGAATCATTGTTTTGGGTTTGCAGAAACCCAAAATTCTTTCGCCACTACAGTCCCTATTGCTCCGGTGGTAAATTCTAGAACTGTTTCGGGGATGGAGGCTTCTTCTTCGACCCCAACTAGGAAAAAGGGGCCTCGTGCGGAGATCACTTCATCTCGTATGAGTCCCACGGATCTTGCCAATTTGGCGAATCGTTATCCGTGGATGAAGAACTATGAGATCATATTGGCGGATGCCCAccagcgacccgcctgtccccCTAGGGGATTTCTTTCTGTGTATAGAAGCCACGTCGAAAGGGGCTTCCGTCTTCCTCTTCCCCAAGTGATGGGAAATATCCTTGATTTCTTTGGGATCACTGTCAGCCAGCTGCATCCAAACGGCTGGTTAGACGTGGCGTTAGATAATTTCTTAGCCTCTAATCTCGGGGTAACCCTTGCTCCTTGGGTCTTCCGATCCCTCCATAAGCCTTCAAAGCGACAAAGCGAATCTTTCATAACCTTTGTTAAGTTTAGAGGCTATTCGCCTTTTAGTGATAAGATGTCAAATGTTCATCTCTGGGATGAAAAGTTTTACTTCGTCAAGTTGAAGGAGGGCGAATCTCTGGGATTCCCAGTGAATTGGAACCACAAACCTCAACATATGGCAGGAGATTTGATTCTATTGACTGATATAGAGGAAAAGGTGGCGAATCTCATAAGGAGTGTCAAGACAGATTTCTGGACATACGCCGATGCTCTAGAATTtatgatgagcgatattccgtTGGTCCACCGAGTGGGGATCCAGATCACTTACGTGAAGTTTACTCAACTTGATGAAGATACCTTTATTCTTCCTTAaactttgattattttgttGTCCCCTTGTTAGGGAGTTGTCTGAAGCCAGTCGCTCCCTTGTAGAGAGGTGAAAGAAGATGAAGGAACAAGAGGCGGTGAAGAAGGATGCGCCAGTGGAGAATCTTAGTAAGAAGGACGGGAAGTGCCTTCTGGATGGTGCTCCACTTCCTGTCGGAAAGAGGACAAGGGCGGCTCCCACAGGTAGTGCCAAGCTGCTAGCAGATGCCTCAAGGGTGTCAAAGCCCAAGATCGATTGGCTGGGTTTCAATCAAGAACAGGTATATCTCTTCCTCCTTACTCTATTATTTGCTTCAGGCCCTAATTCTCTGTTTTTCCATCTAGGTGACCAAATCTGATTTGGGGAAATACTGGTTTGATAAGTATGGGGAAAAAGGGGCCATTGAGAGCGAATCAGTCATAAATGACCTAGATGAGGCGATCGACCAACTGGGAAAAGTGAAGGAGAGTCGGGCGAAGCATTCTGGATCCGCCCATGCTAAGATGAGAAAAGGGATCTCCTTACAGTTAGTTTCCTTTTATTtcacatttttggatgaaagagtgatcttgGTTTTGGTGATTTTGTTTTCTAAGTGTCTCTTTTTCTTAATCAGGCGTACGCCCATATGTGCGCGATGGAGGCGGATCTGCTCCAAGGTGTAGCCGACAAAGCCACCATCAAAAAGCTGGAGAAGGAAGTGGCCGTGATCAGTACCAACGCAACTGCTGCCATAGCTCTTACTGAGAGCTAGGATGCCAAAATCCAAGAGCTGGAGAAGAAGATAGCCGATGATGCCAAAGATCATCAGGTTGCGTTGTCGAATGGGGAGATTTTGGTGGGTAGCCGTGCTTATTATTATGGCGAGCGGATCTTAGCCTATGTTAGGCTTGACTATCTGGAGATAGACTTCGTCGATCCAGAGTACATCGTTCCTGAGGCTGAGAACGCCATCAAATATGACAGAATGGTGAACTTTCGTGACTTTATCCATGATCAAGTCCGGAAGGAGCTGAGGGGCTCAAAtgaagaagataagaaacatGTCTTCAACCTCGAGGCGGATGACCTTAGTAAAGCATCCAAAGAGGTAGTTGACAAGGTTGACGTTGTGGAGATTGATGGCAAAGTTCCTCAAGCGGGGGTTGTTACtgtggagaatgaggctcctcCAAAGGATGCATCTTTAGAGGAAGGTGCAACCGAGGATGCCACTGTAAAAACTTAGTTTATTTGTAACCAAgtacaatatttttaatgaATCCTTTTTCCTTGAATTTTACTTTATgcttatatcttttagcaagtaagtTTCTGGATTTAGGACTTGTTTTGATTGTtcaaggtaggtggccagccataccccgAGTGTGAGCCTTTTTTGAAggctagaagcttttattccatttgaggaagttaagctgccctaGGCGATCGAtttttttcctatctttgaggtaaatcgaTCCGCCAGCGGGTCTTAATATTCTCTTTTGAGGAGAATATTGAGGGTGTAaagatctcatgtttgagaaaTTTTTAACCCACCTCCGACGATGATCAATcattttcctatctttgaggttgATTGATCCGTCATCGGGATTATtgttttcctatctttgaggagaggGTAGATATGCTATGACGACATTGTTCTACTATGGGAATGCTTTTGTTGCCTCCCcttttgaatctggaatatttatatttctataaaaaaaatacttaagaAAGAAATTGCAAAcgaaaatttcattttattgaatggagattcgccttattacagcaactTGGTCCTttatgtgagcctcgttaaaacctttaataagaaaaaccacatgggataaaaccttactaaaggaaaaagagtactcaagacctttgattaaattttacTCTCTGgtaaagtatttgcggagattctAGATATTCCACGTCTGTGGTAGTGTGTTTCCCTCCATGTCTTCAATCTTGAAAGTGGCGGGTCCAATCTTGGCAACTATTTTGTATGGCCCCATCCATGTGACTCCCAATTTTCCCTTGCCCTCCATGGATTGAATTTTGTCAGCTTTTCGGAGCACTAAATCTCCTTGATTCAGATCCATGAGCTTGGCGTTTCTATCATGGTAGGTTGCAATCCTTTGCTTGTAAGCGGTGATTCGGACATACGCCTTCTCCCTTTTTGCCTCTAGTTGATCAAGACTTTCCCTTAACCTTTTATCATTCTGGTCCTCATAATAGAAGAGGACTCTGTCACTTGGGATCTGAACTTCTATGGGAATAACGACTTCTACTCCATAGGTGAGGGCAAATGGCGTTTCACCTGTGGCAGTTCGAGgagtggttctgtatgcccacaggACATTCatcaactgatccgcccacttcttgttATGCTCACCCAATCTTTTTTTTATGCCTTTCACAATCTTTTGGTTggtgacttcggtcattccatttgATTGCGGGTAGTATACTGAGGCGAATCTATTTTGGATGCCTTGATTCTGGCAAAATGACCTGAACTCCTCACAATTGAACTGcgtcccattatccgtgataATTGTATGGGGGACTCCGAATCTCCCTATAAAATTTTCTCTCACGAAGTCTACCATTCGTTCTGCACTTATTGTGGAAacagcttcggcctctacccattttgtAAAGTGATCAACAGCTACTACCACGTTTTTCCTCTGTCTCTTTGTGGAAGGAAAAGAACCGAAAATGTCGATACCCCATGTGGCGAAAGGTCATCCTTCGATGATGGGATTTTGTAGATGTTCGCCGTAtgggattcatttgcatgaacctGACAGTTGTGACAGGACTCCACCAACTTctgagcatcaagttccgcAGTAGGCCAATAGAATCCAGATAGCCTGGATTCTTGAGaatggtggcggatgcttcgtGGGCTCCACATGCACCCTCATGTAACTCCCTGATCATCTCATGTCCCTCTTCTGTTGTAACACACTTCAACCAAGgctggctaaaagattttcgaTACAGGTGATCGTTTATCATAGAGAAATATGTTGCTTTTCTCACCATCCGCCCGGCTTCTTCTTTTCCTTGAGGCAAAGATCCATCTGTAAGACATAGCTGGATCGACGATCTCCAGTCTCCTACAGTGGATTTAAGAAGAGCTATGACTTCTGGGGCGAATGCTGGTCTGGTTTTCACTTCGAATGGGCACTGTAGATCCGCCCATTGATCCTTGCTAGAAGCCAACTTAGCCAGGTGATCCGCTTCTGTATTTGACCCTCAAAGTACATGGACCAACTCCCATTTTGTTTCTTTGGTTTCCAAGTGGATCAATAGCTTTTTGGCCTCTTCCATATATTTGATCAGGGTTTCATCTTTTACATCAAAGTTCTTGGttacctggttgaccattagtttggaGTCACTGTAGATCATAACCCATTCCGGTGTGATCTACTTCAAAAGGCGTAGCCCAAGTATCAAGGCCTCATATTCTGCAGCATTGTTTGTTTCGGGGAACTCTAGCTTCGCTGCATAATGTAACTTGATGTAATGGGGTCCCTTGATTACTACACCTATCCCCGCGCCTTCTGCTAACGAAGCCCCATcggtgtacatcgtccattcctccaACTTTGGCTTAGGGGGATTAATATCTTCCTCGGTGAATTCGTTTACAAAGTCCGCCAAAACTTGGCTTTTCAAGGTGAATCTGCCTTCATAGCGGAcgtcgaattcgcccaggcgaattgcccattccattaGCCTCCCTGAAGTTTCTGGCTTCTGTAATACCTTCCTCATAGGTATGTTGGTGCAGACGATGACTGTGTGAGCCTGAAAATAGGGTCTAAGGCGAATCGAGGTGGTGACCACAGctagtgccattttatccaatCTCGAATATCGAGTTTCGACATCCTTTAGGACTTTGCTTACATAGTATATTGGATATTGTTGGCCACCTTCTTCCCTGATCATGATAGTGCAAACTGCTTTATCAGTGACagaaacatacatgtatagATCCTCACCTTCAAGGGGCCGGCTCATTAAAGGCGGTTCTGTGAGGAAaagcttgattccttcgaaggctaatttgcaatcttcattccatTCAAACGCTTTCTACTTCTTAATCACCTCATAGAATGGCTGACATCTTCGAGCAGAGCATAACATGAATCTGCCAAGTGCTATGATCCACCCGttgaggcgttgcacttctctaACATTTTACGGTCCTTTCATATTCAATACAGCCTTGATCTTGTCTGGATTAGGGCCCACTCCCTTCTGAGTGATCATatatcccaagaactttccataagTTGCCTAGAAAGTACACTTCTCCGGGTTCAGCTTGATGTTGTGATGGCGAAGGACTCCCAAGACTTCTTTTATGTCCTCATCATGCTTTTCCATtgtggtgcttttgatgatcatatcatccacatacacCGAGAAGTTATTGCCCTTCCttccttcgaatatcttgttcatcatccgctagTAGGTTGCTCCAGCATTCTTGAGCCCAAAAGGCATAACCTTAAAGCAATAAGTTGCTTGGTGGGTTACAAAGGAAGTTTTGATCCTGTCAGAtggctccatggggatctgatgatagCTTGATTTCACATCTGTAAAGGAATTTATGGCATGTCCCGCAGTTTTGTCAACTAAGATGTCAATGCAAGGCAAGGGATAGTTGTCCTTGG
The window above is part of the Euphorbia lathyris chromosome 3, ddEupLath1.1, whole genome shotgun sequence genome. Proteins encoded here:
- the LOC136224424 gene encoding uncharacterized protein, with the protein product MKEQEAVKKDAPVENLSKKDGKCLLDGAPLPVGKRTRAAPTGSAKLLADASRVSKPKIDWLGFNQEQVTKSDLGKYWFDKYGEKGAIESESVINDLDEAIDQLGKVKESRAKHSGSAHAKMRKGISLQRTPICARWRRICSKV